From Saccharomyces kudriavzevii IFO 1802 strain IFO1802 genome assembly, chromosome: 11:
GTATTTAAACTTTgtaaacaaataaaaaagaaattcctACAAGATGCGGACTTCAGACTACACACACTACCTCCAGGGGAAAAAACAACTGATGTACGAATGACAATCCGGTATCCTTGTATTCCCATCCGCTTGGATGAAAACACCGTTAAATACCTGTATGATGACAGCATTATTCCAGGATCTGAGAAGACATCATTATCTAAAACACTTCAATCAAATTATCAATGGGGGGAGCAACAGCAGAAAGACCCCGAGTTACTCTTTCAAGAGGCCGTTAAGCGCATGCGCCTTTTAACAACTTACGAAGAATCGAGGGCAAGATATATTGctgcttttgaaaaactgcGCACAGAAAATTATGGGAACTAAGCTGTTATCAAGACAAGATTTGCAGTTTCAACTGACAAACCAATTAAGACGTTCTTCATAACATTCAAACATGTACACCTTTTGCGTATAAGGGGAATGTCTCAGGCCTCTTCTTGATCCAAGTAATGCTTCCTAGCTTGCGAACAGAATGTGATAAAATCCTGAAACCATGAGCAATTCATATTGCAGGGCTCTTCAATGGCGTTATAAGTTATGGCTTGTAGGTAATCAATTAAACATTGGTAGTATAAATCTATGTTTCATGTAACTAGGCAGTTTTTTACGTTGAGTAAGGAATCTGCTATATTATGTAAAAAATTATTGGCAATGTATATACAATATGTAATGAAAGATATAAGAAATGCTGTGATATAGGCCTTGTGCCGAATAACGGAcgctttttattctttttcctcgAACCTTGAAGACAAGAGTAGTTAGAGGATCGGTTAAGAACTTTTGCAGTTTTTCTCATTGGAGACGCACGACAATATATTCCTTGAAGAAGTGAACACTTGGGAAATTGCCAGCTCTACATATTGGAACGAAGCAAATTGAGGGGCCAGCATAATGAAGCAAAGTAGAAAATTCTGGACGGAGCCCCCTGAATTACGTTAATCACTACGATAAATAGGACAGAGATACTACTTTGCAAAAAGTGTCGTATCTCTTCATCAGGCCTCTAAAAATACTATAAAAAGCTTCGTGAGCCAGCAAAAAAACGTTTACTAATCTATTTAGAACCAATTTGCCTATAAATGTATATCACCTATGAGAAACAGCAATGTTGGCTTTTTATTCCATCGTTAGCTAGCCCCATTTCCAATATACAGCGTGTTTTTTTGTGAACAATTCATCACGTTCATTATATTCTCGGCCCGTTAAACGTTGATcggaaaaaaacaaacttttGAGCAAAAGCAACCTTACTAAGTTGATCTTATGAATCATTATCAACCTTCAAGATTTCGCCATAATTCTTTACTAACGTGAGAACGGGTGCCGACATTCCCTTAGTTTTCCTAAAGTTTCAATACATGTGGCTCAATGACACTTTCCTCTTCCCTAATATCTTCATATGCATGATCGTTAAAAAGTAAGcaattgcaaaaaaaaacttcgGCGATAGTTGATCCAGATGTCATATCAGAAATGGTATTTACTCAGGTCGGttatattcattttcagcGGAGATGCCTTTCATTTCACTGCTACTAATGTTAATCGCTTCCACAAAAGCACCCGCTCTACCCCCCAGTAATTCTATTGTACAGATCCTTCATGTATTATGAAGAGGGGCCTATCAGAAATTGGATGGCCTCTGATCTTGATCAGTGTATGCtttatttgcttttttcattgttttttgtCGACTGAATATGTTGGACTAAATAACTTCAATCTTATTGAAGAACCAGGTAAGACTTAGTCCCTACCACAATGAAATTCGAACATAAGTAATGCGTGGATTTCATGAATTTCAAGAGCGACCTAGATTTGATTACAGATGGCTTCCTAATGCCGTCATAGACACCTCATTTCAGTACACTAGTAACTACATCCCTTTTTCAGCCAACACGCAATTAATATGAAGTATCTCTGCTTTCAATTTATGAGATACTATCTCAAGAAATCTAAAGAGAAATCATTTAAAAAATCTTGGTCACAGGTGGCATGTGAATTGATGAACCAAAGATTTAAGTCTCCCAGATATGAAACGCTaggttttttcttgtataCAACAATTGTTACCTCATCATTTTCACTGAAGTTGAGAATCTGGGATATTAGAAGCTATTATTTCACTATACTGGGCGGTGGCAAGGCGCATGCTTAGAAGGGCGAGTAGAAAATGGCAAGATCACGATATCCTTGACTCCTGCGCAATGATTAACTAATTCCAAACGGCATGATCTAGCAGCTGTTTAATTCCTCATAAGAGCCTGTTCAAGCCAAAAACCTGACATCTGAATGGACATGCTTTATTCAACGAGGATGAGAGAGTACTTTTTCTCCGCTTCAATTCCATTTTGTAGAAATAATTCATAAAATGCGATCAAACCAAGTCAGACGGAAAAGATAGAGTTATTCACCAGCGATATACGATTTGCATCTCATTCGCTTGGTAGGGACAAGAATCACTTAAGTCTTTTACTAGGTTCGCTGAGGggcaaatttttcaatgccaTCCACATGGTTGGCGGTACATTCTAAAACTCAGCATATGGAATTCTTCGACATTTGCAGTTTCGAGTATGAATGGGTATACAAGATGATCATTCCGTTATTGAATTAAAAGTATAGTTAACTCCAAGCCTGGTTATCCTTCCAATTAAGCACCTTAACTGGACAACACGATATTCATGCCTTCTCCCCTCAACTACATATCAACTCTGCCAACCAGAATGCTGAACACTTCAGTAGTGCTCTATCAattcaaaatatctttATTTCAggattattttcattccGAAAACGCGCGTAGCTTCTGTTTTATTGATAACGATATAATATGCCATGTAGTCGAAAATTCAGAAGTCATCCAATTATCCTCAGCAGACCTTTATATACAgagttttgaaagaactcGCGAAAAAAACAACCGCCGATAGGTCGCGCTGCCAAGCGAATTATCAGTATATCGCGCTGGTAACATGGAGCatcaaattattttttctatttttcattgaaaacaTGCCGGAGTTGCTGGACTGTTTAGGTATTTATCAATACCGGCTATAAGGCAAAACTCTGAAGCGCGGCAATATtatatcatcttttttattgtcGTGGAGACTCGCTAGAAATATTCCACTAGTTACTAGTGTAAAAACAAAGGGCATATCATTAACTTACGTTTTTCCTTCACTTTCATCACGGTTAACAGTAGAGTGTCTTGAATGCTGGTGAATTTCAGGCACGTTATCGAATAactcttttttctgtttttttctccGAATGAAAAGGTACTGGGTTAGCCAGACCTAGACTTCGTATTTTGAAATGGACCCTCAACTTAATTTCAAAGCAACTGCAGACCTCATTTTTCTACGGCCATTTCTGACGAAATGTTTTTTCCAGCGTATATCGCCTGTTGCGGAAAAACCTTATTTTGTGAGAAACCttattcttcattagaGTTTGAAAGAGGTatttcttcgttttccGCAAAATTGCGCAGCTTCAAACTTCCAGAATGTTTTTTACGAAATTGTTTCGTTTTGTTTTCCACAGTTACACTTGTAGAAATGTATTCTGTCATCACGAATAATCACTTATGGTGTCAGTTTCAGAGTTTTTTCGTGCCAAAGTTAGTTTCCCGTTTCGTTCATAGATTTCTCAGAAAAAATGTGGCCCGATTTAGAAGTGCATGATAAACATAAAGAATGTTTATGCTACAGGATTATTGTACAGTCCGTTACGTGCGATTCAAAACGCGTCTTATAGCAATTGTGCACTAGGCTTAATAATATACTTCAAGCTCATTTTATCATACAGGTTTTTTATCAGTTCACACCTTTGGGCCAGGAAACTTAGTTTTTcccttctctttttgtttgtgTTTCAAGAATTATGCTCTACTCCTATTCAGAAGTGCGCGATAGACAGAAAGAATGCCTATGCTGCAGGATTGTTGTCCAGTTCTTCACGTGACTGCGAAGCGCGTCTGACTGTAACCATGCACCAAGCGTGGTAGCATTTCTATTTTACTTTTGAGCTTGTTTGTTCCTAGCACGGGAGGGGCAAGAGCATATTCATACTAAAAGGAAGCCTTCTGCTTGAAATCACTTTTAATAGGCTGCGAATGTCAGTAGTGAAGGAATCCGGCCGAAACAATCATTCTTTGTGAAGAATGGTTCTTATCTGAACAATTTGAGGCGCGTTGTAACATCAAATGCAACAAGTTACAAACATACTCGCCAGAAACGCGTTAAAGCCTCAAGTTATGAACTTATAAAAAGGGTCATCTTTTAATAACTGAGATTAGATGTTTTTTTGTGTTTTTTACCTTAAAGGCTTGCTATCAAAGACAAACCAAAAATGTTCAAGCCTCCTCACTCTATGTTTTTGGCTGTCCTCTCCTTCTCAGCCTTAATTAATGTAGCTTTAGGGGCTACGGAGGCATGTTTGCCAGCaggggaaaagaaaagcggGATGAATATCAACTTTTACCAGTATTCGTTAAAAGATTCATCCACGTACTCTAACCCATCATATATGGCCTACGGATACGCTGATAAAGATAAATTAGGTTCCGTTAGTGGGCAGACAAAGTTGTCCATTGATTATTCCATTCCATGTAATGGTGCATCAAATACCTGTGCCTGCGAAGATGACTATACCGACGGCAGCTCTTCCCAGGTTGCAACCGTGAAACGTGGAGTTAGACTCTGTTCCGATAATACAACTCTTTCTTCTGCAGCTGAGAAGCGTGAAGATGGCGATTGTGACCAAGGCGCTGCCTACTGGAGTTCAGATTTGTTTGGTTTCTATACAACGCCAACAAACGTTACTGTGGAAATGACAGGTTACTTTTTACCACCAAAGACTGGTACTTACAAGTTTGGTTTCGCTACAGTCGATGATTCGGCAATTCTATCAGTTGGAGGTAATGTTGCCTTTGAATGTTGTAAACAAGAACAGCCTCCCATCACATCAACCGACTTCACAATCAACGGTATTAAACCTTGGAATTCAGATGCTCCTACAAATATACAAGGATCTGTGTATATGCACGCTGGTTACTATTACCCTATGAAAGTTGTTTACTCGAATGCTGTATCTTGGGGTACACTTCCTATTAGTGTTACATTGCCCGACGGTACTGAGGttaatgatgattttgaaggatACGTTTATTCCTTCGATGACAATATGACTCAAGCTCATTGTTCTGTCCCAAATCCAGAAAGTCATGCGAAGACCTGTATATCGACGACAACAGAAGCATGGACTGGTTCTTACACAACAACGTCCACTCAAAAGTCTACAGAAACGACCATCATTAAGGTTAAAACGCCTATAAGCACCAGCTCATACAGTGCTTCATCTATCTACAGTACAATCAAACTTGCCACATCGTCTGCCGAATCAACCACGGAAGTCTGTACCGAATGTACAGAAACCGAGGCCACCAGTTCTCTAGCGTCATCGTCTGTGCAATCTAGTACTACCGGGTACACTAGCGCTACCACATCATCTGCTGAATCAACCACGGAAGTCTGTACCGAATGTACCGAAACCGAGGCTACCAGTTCTCCAGCACTATCTGCTAGTACTACTGGTTACACTAGCGCCACATCGTCTGCTGAATCAACCACGGAAGTCTGTACCGAATGTACAGAAACCGAGGCCACCAGTTCTCTAGCGTCATCGTCTGTGCAATTTAGTACTACCGGGTACACTAGCGCCACCACGTCTGCTGAATCAACCACGGAAGTCTGTACCGAATGTACCGAAACCGAGGCTACCACTTCTCCAGCACTATCTGCTAGTACTACTGGTTACACTAGCGCTACCACATCATCTGCTGAATCAACCACGGAAGTCTGTACCGAATGTACCGAAACCGAGGCTACCAGTTCTCCAGCACTATCTGCTAGTACTACTGGTTACACTAGCGCCACCACGTCTGCTGAATCAACCACGGAAGTCTGTACCGAATGTACCGAAACCGAGGCTACCAGTTCTCCAGCACTATCTGCTAGTACTACTGGTTACACTAGCGCCACATCGTCTGCTGAATCAACCACGGAAGTCTGTACCGATTGTACCGAAACCGAGGCCACCAGCTCTCCAGCACTATCTGCTAGTACTACTGGTTACACTAGCGCTACCACATCATCTGCTGAATCAACCACGGAAGTCTGTACCGAATGTACAGAAACCGAGGCCACCAGTTCTCTAGCGTCATCGTCTGTGCAATCTAGTACTACCGGGTACACTAGCGCCACCACGTCTGCTGAATCAACCACGGAAGTCTGTACCGAATGTACCGAAACCGAGGCCACCAGCTCTCCAGCACTATCTGCTAGTACTACTGGTTACACTAGCGCTACCACATCATCTGCTGAATCAACCACGGAAGTCTGTACCGAATGTACCGAAACCGAGGCTACCACTTCTCCAGCACTATCTGCTAGTACTACTGGTTACACTAGCGCTACCACATCATCTGCTGAATCAACCACGGAAGTCTGTACCGAATGTACCGAAACCGAGGCTACCACTTCTCCAGCACTATCTGCTAGTACTACTGGTTACACTAGCGCTACCACATCATCTGCTGAATCAACCACGGAAGTCTGTACCGAATGTACAGAAACCGAGGCCACCAGTTCTCTAGCGTCATCGTCTGTGCAATTTAGTACTACCGGGTACACTAGCGCCACCACGTCTGCTGAATCAACCACGGAAGTCTGTACCGAATGTACCGAAACCGAGGCCACCAGCTCTCCAGCACTATCTGCTAGTACTACTGGTTACACTAGCGCTACCACATCATCTGCTGAATCAACCACGGAAGTCTGTACCGAATGTACAGAAACCGAGGCTACCAGTTCTCCAGCACTATCTGCTAGTTCAATCGGTTACTCTAGCCCTACCACGTCATACGCTGAATCAAGTTCTAgtattttcaaaactttcgCGGACACTACTGAGACCAGTAGCtctccttcttcatctgcCCATATTACCGCTAGCGCTTCGACATCGTCAAGTCAAGCTGAGGGCACACATTACACATCATCTGTACACAGCGTTACCCCTATTTACCCTCGTAATGAAACCGTGATCACTAGTTCTGTTCCATCGACACCGATTACTTCAACATCATCTGGCTCATCCGAACAATCTACAATTTCACTCAATTCCGCTGCGACTGGATCTAGATCATCTACTATCGATGCGAAGTTCGCTACCGTTTCTAAATCATCAATTGATTCGGCCGCTAGCGCTTCTACACATTCCGCTGCGACTGGATCTAGATCATCTACTATTGATGCGAAGGTCGGTACTGTTTCTAAATCATCAATTGAATCGGCCACTAGCGCTTCCACACATTCCGCTGCGACTGGATCTAGATCATCTACTATTGATGCGAAGGTCGGTACTGTTTCTAAATCATCAATTGAATCGGCCACTACCGCTTCCACATTATTTGCTGATACATCCTCTAGCGTTGCAACACCGACTGCTCATTCGATATCAAGTAGTCCCGTATCTTCTAGTCAACCAAATGTCTTTAGCTCTTCCGGCACTAGCTTTAAAGGCCAAGAAACAACAACCTCCTCATTGACCAATTCCGGTCTATCCGAACTCTCTAAATCCCATAGATCATCTCTTACTCCATCCAGTAGTTCAGCCCTCAAATACTCTAGTAAAATAGAATCCACTAGTTCCTTCGCCTTCAAGACTCATGAAACTACTGCTGCTTCCACTTCCACTTCAGTATCCGCTGAATCCGCCTCCACGCCATCTGCCTCATCTCCTATAACCTCTACTACTGCTCGTTCCACTGAGTTCAATAGCGAAAATTCCAGCTTTACCACAGAAGTCAGCTCATTTAGCAATGATACCAGAGTTATGACCTCAGCTGTTTCATCTTCTAAAGCACAAGAAGTTATCAGCCGTAAAATATCTTCCGGATCTTATCGCGACCGTACTACCGTCCAAGGAATGACTTCAGTTATCACTACAACAGGTGAACAAACCACTTTGGTTACCGTAACTTCCTGCAAATCTCATATCTGTACCGAAACTGCTTCTCCTGCAGTTATTTCTACAGTTACAACTACCCTTGGTGGTGTCACTACACAATATACCACATGGTGTCCTATTTCTACCACAGAATCAAAGGATCAAACCACATTAGTTACTGTAACTTCCTGCGAATCTGGTATTTGTTCCGAGACCGCTTCTCCTGCCGTTGTTTCTACAGCCACGACGACTATTAATGGAGTTGTCACAGACTATACCACATGGTGTCCTCTTTCTACCACAGAACCAACGAAGAAAACCACGCTGGTCACAGTTACTTCTTGTGAGTCTGGTATTTGTTCCGAGACTGCTTCTCCTGCCATTATTTCTACCGCCACAACCACCATCAATGATGTCGTTACTGTTTACTCAACATGGGCTCCACAAGGTTCAAGTGAAGCAGCTGCAAGTAccaatatttcaaataacGTTAATGCCGCCTCTACATTCACAGATGCCTCTAACACAAAAACGGCAAGCAGCGCTAACAGCGCATCTTCGCTTTCAGGATTCGATTATCATACCCAAGCACATGCAACTACTACCGCGGCCAATACAATTGACTACAGCGACACTGTCTCCCCAGTATCAGAAACTGCCAACACCAGAAATCCTACTGCTTCAAAGTTAAGCATTGTATCTCAACAACCTCACAGCGCTTCCCCAAGCGGTGTACTAGTATCCAGTACCGCCTCTTTAGAAATGTCAACCTACGCTGGTGTTGCCAATGGTCTACTAGCCAATAGCGCTCTTAGTATCTTCATTGCTTCCGGATTGCTAGCGATCCTTTGATAAGCGCGCGACTGCCCTTTTGAGCCGATACTTTCTGCCTTATGATTTGCAGCAGTATCATATCGTTTACatattaattttttattcacTTCTTCGTCCTTTACTATTTAAAAAATACCTTAAAATAcactttgttttcttttagaCCGTTCTACAAGAACTAATCTCATTAAAGCAATACTTTTGGCAGATTATAACACTCGCTCCGCATCAGGATGTCATAACCATGCTAACGCTTAGTTTAAAATATTTGGCATTCAGCCGCATTTAGAAgcaatgaaaatttcaaaaaatttgcccAAATCACGTTCAGTGATTTAAAAACAAATAGCCGTTGCAACTGTGTGATGTTCTTCTGGCGCAAAATGCCTCACTGAATTGATATACGTAAACTTTTGTTAACATAATCCAAGCGATATCCagtaaaagaaagagttgcattgttttctttgaaagttttgTTTGCAGTAATGAGATATGATGAACTACgaaaaaatcttccaaCACTAAAGTTTGTATGATCGTACGTATTACGCCCTATACCGATAAGGACAAGCAATTACCGGTcttaatattattttattatgtAAATATATCTTATCTCTGTAATTGATGTAATATTCTTCTAGCCCCACAGATATAACTTAGTAAAACCAATATAGATAAGCTTGGCAAACACCTGGTTCCAGCGTGGTATTTTGGTCCGCAGCAACACAACCCAAAATGGTGTGTCAAGTGCAAACTGACGTCAGTATGTTCTATTTTGTGAGTTGATACTGGCTAAAATCACTTTTCGAATCCACATATTTTAAGGTGAAAtgtaatatatatattcatgcAACGTATTGCGCTAAGCACAAGATatgaatcaaaaaatcatcagATAAGAGTACAGTATGAATGTGCTTGCCTTAAAGTAAAAAAGCTTCTCAAGGCCTGTTGAGATAGCGGTACGTAGTTCTCTTTGAGTATGATGCAATcctaagaaaaaatgcttaAACCGTAAAGACCAAGCACATTTAGCAAAGGCAAGCGGGAGATCGTATACGGCCTCAATGAATTCAATGCCCATCCAACGTCTGTAATAGTGGCTATTTCACCCCCTTCTGTTCGAATACGGGAATCTACCAGACTGAATGATGTCTTAGTTCACCGTATGCTATGTGTGTCTTATTTTACTTTAGGAAGGCAAGAAGAGAGGGGCATTTCATCATATAACATAAAGCAGCTAATAGGGGTCTATTTCACATCACTAGATTATTTACACATTATGTACTGCATGGCGATACTATACCTTTGCAAGCAAAGGCGCACATGAATGCTCCAGTGAgttcttggattttttggaatcaTATCTGCGTCTTAAAGCAGGCAAAAAGCATTGTCAGAAGTTTGTATTGTACCTGTGTGCGAACTACTGTTCGCGCGTTTGGGGCCATATATATTGTCATCTTCTCGTATGACCGGATAGGAGAGGTGACAGTGTGGTTAATTTCTCATTTTGCTGAGGATAATCCGTAAGTTGTACTTCAAGCTACTTTAACTCTAGAATCAACCAGTGAGTGACAGATGTATACCTGTGAGGGGAACAACAATGTTACCTTGAATCAGTTCCCTAATTGAAATCCTAGCCTTCTtcatggaaaaaaaaaatgctacaTGTTGCGCTTGGAAAGTGATCACATATAACCACACCAGGACGTATTGAAGTGGAAGTTGCTAATTTTGCCTACCAAGTTTTCTGATTGTTACTAGATAAAGGATATTTGTTCATCTTAAATATTGTAAgatcatttttctcttgacATGacatgaagaagaaaacgagAGAAAATTCTCAAAGTGCATTTTCTTCCCAAGATACATGCCTGCCTCGATTCTGCATCTAAAATGGTTGCTAACAGTGCCATTTGTCACAATCAgcttttcatatttttagCTAGTTCGAACAGTCCCGCacgccaagaaaaaaactcatGTATGAAAGAATTTCCGGATACTCAGAATGAAGGGAGTGTCTTGCCTATTGTTGAGGAGGAGAGAAAAGAACTTTGAACAGGTAATTGATATGCATTGAGAATGCACTTTCGGGTCTCAACTAGCTGATAGTGATGATAATAGGAACTCCGGCCTGAAATTATGGACGATGTAATGTGCAAAGCAGTTTACAAGCAGGGAAGTGGGCAAAAATCGCATCCTTTCTTGttctcttcaaatcatttaTTTTGTCAGCATTTTACCTATGGACACTATGagagatttcaaaaagctAAGTTTAAGGTGTATCACTAAATAGCAAAAATTTATGGCATGCCTAATAATGGTGCTCCAAAATTTTCGCtgatttccaaaattaACTTTCTTAACAGAAATGCAAATATGGGCACAGTGCTTTCTTCTATCCGATTTGAAGTATAACGCAGTTTTCTGGAAAGAGGCTCATGTCTCAgctttcactttttttctagGAGTCCTCGTATTTTTTATGGTCTTCCCAGCTTGCTGATGCGCCTATCATcatattgaagatttttccaagatGTTACAAGCGTTATTCTTTGATGCACAGTTAGTGCTGGAATGTTGACTTTTTAACAGGCTCTCTCTCTCATTGCATTACTTCTGCTCAAAATTTCGACcctattgaaaatgttgtACTTCTTCCCCACATTATATATGTACCGCTTGAGCTAGGAATAAAACAATGGTATTCAGGTGCTGCGATTTTGCATTTACTTGAGGTCATGGCGGCATACAAGCCTTCGACCCCAGTATTGTACGTGAGCAACACCTTTTAATGGTGAATTCAGGTCTACTTGCAGTATTTCAAGGAAGACGAAAGGAAATCAACATCAAAATATCTTCTAATTTCTCCATTCTGACATAGAAGACAGAGGATACCTACAGAATGTTAGTTTCCAACATGTCGCTCCTACTTCAGATACATTGGGAAATCTGATTACGTAAATGGTcctattttcttgatgaaaagaacaaagtagtctgattttttctgtatCGCGACTTCCATAAAGGTATATTTTAGGGTGTTGGAATTGCTGCCAATATgcagccaaaaaaaaaaccctTTTTGAGCAAATaaaatcaataaaaatagcATTACTAAGGTCGATTGTTAAACGAAATGGATGCTAATCACACTATTCTTAAGTTCCCGGGTGCATTACTATGTCATAGAAATCAAGAATGCCGTTTCTTATTTATAAAAAGTGTGAAAAAACCAATAACCAAAACCGGTTCTCTTGCAGGATTGTTACCTAATAGACTACTGAAT
This genomic window contains:
- the FLO10 gene encoding Flo10p (similar to Saccharomyces cerevisiae FLO10 (YKR102W)) produces the protein MFKPPHSMFLAVLSFSALINVALGATEACLPAGEKKSGMNINFYQYSLKDSSTYSNPSYMAYGYADKDKLGSVSGQTKLSIDYSIPCNGASNTCACEDDYTDGSSSQVATVKRGVRLCSDNTTLSSAAEKREDGDCDQGAAYWSSDLFGFYTTPTNVTVEMTGYFLPPKTGTYKFGFATVDDSAILSVGGNVAFECCKQEQPPITSTDFTINGIKPWNSDAPTNIQGSVYMHAGYYYPMKVVYSNAVSWGTLPISVTLPDGTEVNDDFEGYVYSFDDNMTQAHCSVPNPESHAKTCISTTTEAWTGSYTTTSTQKSTETTIIKVKTPISTSSYSASSIYSTIKLATSSAESTTEVCTECTETEATSSLASSSVQSSTTGYTSATTSSAESTTEVCTECTETEATSSPALSASTTGYTSATSSAESTTEVCTECTETEATSSLASSSVQFSTTGYTSATTSAESTTEVCTECTETEATTSPALSASTTGYTSATTSSAESTTEVCTECTETEATSSPALSASTTGYTSATTSAESTTEVCTECTETEATSSPALSASTTGYTSATSSAESTTEVCTDCTETEATSSPALSASTTGYTSATTSSAESTTEVCTECTETEATSSLASSSVQSSTTGYTSATTSAESTTEVCTECTETEATSSPALSASTTGYTSATTSSAESTTEVCTECTETEATTSPALSASTTGYTSATTSSAESTTEVCTECTETEATTSPALSASTTGYTSATTSSAESTTEVCTECTETEATSSLASSSVQFSTTGYTSATTSAESTTEVCTECTETEATSSPALSASTTGYTSATTSSAESTTEVCTECTETEATSSPALSASSIGYSSPTTSYAESSSSIFKTFADTTETSSSPSSSAHITASASTSSSQAEGTHYTSSVHSVTPIYPRNETVITSSVPSTPITSTSSGSSEQSTISLNSAATGSRSSTIDAKFATVSKSSIDSAASASTHSAATGSRSSTIDAKVGTVSKSSIESATSASTHSAATGSRSSTIDAKVGTVSKSSIESATTASTLFADTSSSVATPTAHSISSSPVSSSQPNVFSSSGTSFKGQETTTSSLTNSGLSELSKSHRSSLTPSSSSALKYSSKIESTSSFAFKTHETTAASTSTSVSAESASTPSASSPITSTTARSTEFNSENSSFTTEVSSFSNDTRVMTSAVSSSKAQEVISRKISSGSYRDRTTVQGMTSVITTTGEQTTLVTVTSCKSHICTETASPAVISTVTTTLGGVTTQYTTWCPISTTESKDQTTLVTVTSCESGICSETASPAVVSTATTTINGVVTDYTTWCPLSTTEPTKKTTLVTVTSCESGICSETASPAIISTATTTINDVVTVYSTWAPQGSSEAAASTNISNNVNAASTFTDASNTKTASSANSASSLSGFDYHTQAHATTTAANTIDYSDTVSPVSETANTRNPTASKLSIVSQQPHSASPSGVLVSSTASLEMSTYAGVANGLLANSALSIFIASGLLAIL